The genomic region CCTCGCGAGCTTCCCGTTCCCGCGGTCTAAATTAGGTTTTGCCATGACGGTCGATATCCGCACGATCCGCGATCGATTGCCGCGGGAGGTCGCAGACCTCGAAAGCGAGGCCCGACAAGAGGGCCATCTCCATATCTCCCGCCTTATCGACGAATGGTCGGCCGGCACCGTCAGGTTCGACCATCACGGCGAAAGACTGCTCGGCGCCTATGTCGGTGAGGCGCTCACCGGCATCGGAGGCCTAACCATCGAATCCGCTGTATCCGGAGCGTTGCGGATGCGGCGTTTCTACATCCGTCCCGAGATGCGCGGGCACGGCATCGGCCGGCTGCTGGCCCTCAATCTGCTCAATCATGCGCGGGATTTCTGCAGCGTGATCACCGTTCATCCGGGCAATCCCGGCGCGGCCAAATTCTGGGAGGCTTTCGGGTTTCAGCCTTGCGGACCGGACGGCGATACACATTGTCTCGAAATCGCCCGCATTTCCGCCGGTCGGGATATTTCCGGCGCGTCCTTCACGCTTTAAGCATCGCGCCTCGATCTCCTCGAGGCGGGCGGCCTGGCGCGCCAGCAGTCGTTCGACATCGGCAATATCGAGCGCCGAGAGCTTGGCGCCCGGCTTGCGCAGGGTGGCGGATTTGATCACGCCGCGCTTGGCAAGAACGTATTTGCGGCAAGCGAGGCCGATGCCCTGCTGCTGTTCGTAGCGGGCGAGCGGCAGATAGGCATCGAAGATGTCATGGGCGCGATCCGGATTTCCGGCCGCATAGGCCACGACGACGCCGACCATCATCTCAGGATAACAAAAGCCGGTCATCGCGCCATCGGCGCCGCGGCCCATCTCTTCGGGCAGGAACAGTCCGCCATTGCCGCAAAGGATGGAGATGCGCCGCATGGCGCCCTTGTCGCTGGCGGCACGGAGCGCCGATATCTTGGCAAGGCCCGGCCAGTCCTCGTGCTTGAGCATGACGCAATTTTGCACCTCGTTGACGATGCGTTCGATCACCTTGGGCGCGATCGTCACATTGGTGGTGAGCGGATAATCCTGCAGCACGAAGGGCGTATCGCCGAGGGTTTCGCCGACCGACTGGTAGAAGGCGAAAGCCTGGTCATCGGTCTTGACGGTCCAGGGCGGCGCGACCATGACGCCGGCCGCACCTTCGCCCATGACCGCTTCGGCAAGTTCGCGCATCGGTGCAAGCCCCGGCGCCGAGACGCCGACGACGACGGGCAGGCGCCCGTCGAGGCGCCTCAGCACACGCTCGACCACGGTCCGCGATTCCTCGGCGGTCAGCTTCGGGGCCTCGCCGAGCTGGCCGAGCACCGTCAGGCCGCTGACGCCGGCGCCTTCGTAGAAATCGACCATGCTGTCGATGCTGTCGAGATCGAGCGCGCCGTCATCGGTGAACGGGGTTACGGCGATCACATAGACACCCTTGGCGTCTTCGGTCAGTCTGGCCATTTGTTCGCTCCAATTCAGCGGCCGAAGAACAGCGCTTCGGCATTTCCAATTGAATCTTTCCGGCAATCTATGCGGCCAATCGTTCGTCCGGCAACCCTTTCTTAAGGGTATAGGCAATCCTGGCGAAGCCGTCGCAATCCGCACCCCTCGTAAGACGCACCGCCTTGTCTTTGCGGTTCCAATTGCATCGATTTGCGGGCATGGTCTCGCCCGATGAGCACAGATTCGTCCGATCTCTTTGGCGCGCTTTTCGAGGCACCGCCCGCGAACCGAACGGTTCCCGTGCTGGTGCCGATGCCGGCGCCCAAACCCTATTCCTATTCGGTGCCGGAGGGCATGGCGGTCGAGCCGGGCTCGGTCGTGCAGGTGCCGCTCGGGCCGCGGCAGGTAATCGGCGTCGTCTGGGACGGCGGCGAGGATGGTGTCGACCCGAAGAAGCTCCGGCCGATCAGCCATGTCTTCGACTGCCCGCCGCTGTCCCGGGAGATGCGCGATTTCATCGATTGGGTCGCGACCTATACGCTTTCGCCGCCCGGCCTCGTCGCCCGCATGGCGCTCCGGGCGCCGAACGCCTTCGAGCCGGAACCGATGGTGGAGGGGCTGAAATTCGTCGGCGGCGAACCGGAGCGGATGACGCCGGCGCGCACCCGCGTGCTGGACACGGCCTCCGACGGTCTGTCCTGGACGCGCAGCGGCCTGGCGCATGCGGCGGGGGTCTCGACCAGCGTCGTCGACGGGCTGATCACGCTCGGCATCTTCGAGACGATATTCCTGCCGCCGCCGCCGGTCGTGGCGATGCCGGACCCCGAATTTGCCGCCGCCCGCCTCGAAGGGCCGCAGAAAGAGGCGGCCGCAGAGATCGTCTGCGATGTCCGCAAGGGTGAATTTTCGGTGTCGCTGATCGATGGGGTGACCGGATCGGGCAAGACCGAGGTCTATTTCGAGGCGATCGCCGAGACGCTGAAACGCGGCAAGCAGGTGCTGATCCTGCTGCCGGAGATCGCGCTGACGGCAAGTTTCCTGGAGCGTTTCCAGGATCGCTTCGGGGCAAAACCGGCCGAATGGCATTCCGATCTCGCGCCGCGCATGCGCGAAAAGGTCTGGCGCCAGGCAGTGACCGGCGAGGTCCGCGTCGTCGCCGGCGCCCGCTCGGCGCTGTTCCTGCCCTTCGAGGACCTCGGCCTGATCATCGTCGACGAGGAGCACGATCCGGCCTACAAGCAGGAGGATCGCGTTTTCTACAATGCCCGCGATATGGCGGTGGTGCGCGGCCGGATCGGCGATTTTCCCGTCATTCTGGTGTCGGCGACGCCGTCGGTCGAAAGCCAGGTCAACGGGCAGAGCGGGCGCTACAGCACCGTGCATCTGCCGACGCGTTTCGGCGACGCGGCGCTGCCGGACCTGCATCTGGTCGACATGCGCCGGCACGCGCCGGAGCGCGGCGGCTTCCTCTCGCCGGTGCTGATCCGGGCGATCGGCAAGACGGTGGAGAAGCGCCAGCAGGCGCTGCTCTTTCTCAACCGGCGCGGTTATGCGCCGCTGACGCTCTGCCGGGTCTGTGGCCATCGTTTCCAATGCCCGCAATGTTCGAGCTGGCTGGTCGAGCATCGTTTCCGCAAGCAGCTGCAATGCCATCAATGCGGTCATGCCGAGCGCACGCCGGAGGCATGCCCGGAATGCGGCACGCTCGACCATCTCGTTGCCTGCGGGCCGGGCGTCGAGCGCATCGCCGAGGAGGTGGAGCGGCATTTCCCGCAGGCGCGGACGATCGTTCTCTCCTCCGATATCATGGGCGGGGTGAAGCGGCTGCGGCTGGAACTGGAGGCGATCGCCAAGGGGGAGGCCGATATCGTCATCGGCACCCAGCTCGTCGCCAAGGGCCATAATTTTCCGCTGATGACGCTGGTCGGCATCGTCGACGCCGATCTCGGTCTTGCCAATGGCGACCCGCGCGCCGCCGAGCGCACCTTCCAGCTTTTGTCGCAGGTGACCGGCCGGGCCGGGCGCACCGGTCTGAAGAGCCACGGGCTGCTGCAGACCTATCAGCCGCAGCATCCTGTCATGCAGGCGATCGTCTCGGGCGATTCCGACGCCTTTTATGAGCGCGAGATCACCGAACGCGAACGCGCCATATTGCCGCCCTTCGGCAGACTGGCCTCGATCATCGTTTCGGCCGAAACCCGCCATGATGCCGAAAACCATGCGCGCGGCATGCGCAACGCCGCACCGCAGGTCTCCGGCATTTCGGTGCTCGGCCCGGCCGAAGCCCCGCTCGCATTGGTGCGCGGCCGCCACCGCTTCCGCCTTTTGGTGCATGGCCGGCGCAACTCCGACATGCAGGGGTTTCTGCGGGCTATGCTGTCGCAATCGCCGAAAGAGCGCGGATCGGTGCAGGTGCAGCTCGATATCGACCCGCAGAGCTTTCTCTAAAACACGCCTCCGCCATTCCCTCCCTTTTCGGCCCATGTCATAAAACACTGATTCTTCCGGGTGATTTGGAGCTGATGCATGGAGTTTTATTTTCCGAACGAGTTCGGCGAGCAGCTGGCGTTCTGCTCCGCCGCCTTCACGGCGCTCGCCGGCTTCATCATGATGTTTGCGCCCGGCCACACCTTCCGCCTTCTTGGCCTGCAGGCGCAGGAGGGGCGGCCGGAAGGATATGGCGAGGGCCGCTCGATGGGCGGTTTCTATCTCGGCTTCGGCCTCTCGGCGATCATGCTCGCCCAGGACTGGATTTACATGGCGCTCGGCGCATCCTTTGCGATGGCGGCCTTTGCCCGTATCATCTCGATCCTGTCCGATAAGGGGAGTAATATCGTCAACTATTTACTCCTGGTTGTGCAGATCGCCTTAGCGGCGCTGCCGCTGCTTTATGTTTTCGGCTTCACCCAGACGTGAATCTCGCGGCCGGCCGGCTGCTTCCCCGGCCGGCTTTCAGGCCGTTGCGCAATTTTGCGGACAGAAATTCATGTGAAAGGCGTATTCGGGCATTACGCGTGTTGCGAGTCCGAACATCCTATGTTAGACGGACCCCGAATTTCGGAAGAAGCAAGAGGCTTCTCTTGTGATTTCTGGGGGAAATCAAAACGAATTCAAGATCATAGGTTCGGCGCCCGCCGAGAGCCGGATTTTGGGTTGAAATCAGGGAAATTTGTGCCAGTGGCAGACACGTCCCAGCTTACATCTGGTGTTGCCGAGCGCTATGCCTCGTCGCTTTTCGATCTGGCGCTCGAGCAGGGCGCCGTCGATAGCGTAACCGCCGATCTTGACCGTTTCCAGGCGATGCTGGATGAGAGCGCCGATCTGAAGCGCTTCGTCGCAAGCCCGGTTTTCTCGGCCGAGGACCAGCTGAAGGCGATCGTCGCCATCAGCGAGAAGGCCGGAATCAGCGGCTTCTTCGCCAATTTCCTGAAGGTCGTGGCGCGCAACCGCCGCCTGTTTGCCCTGCCGGGCATGATCAAGGCCTTCCGCATCATCGCCGCGAACCATCGCGGTGAAATCGCCGCCGAGGTCACCTCGGCGCATGCGCTTTCGCAAGCGCAGGAAACCGAATTGAAGGTGGCACTCAAGAGCGTTACCGGCAAAGACGTGACGATTTCAGTCACGGTTGATCCGTCAATTCTTGGTGGTCTGATCGTCAAGGTCGGGTCTCGCCAGATTGATACGTCTCTTCGTACCAAACTCTCCACTCTTAAGCTCGCATTGAAAGAGGTTGGCTGATGGATATCCGCGCCGCGGAAATTTCCGCAATTCTCAAAGACCAGATCAAAAATTTCGGCAAAGAGGCAGAAGTCTCGGAAGTCGGCCAGGTTCTCTCCGTCGGTGACGGTATCGCCCGCGTCTATGGTCTGGACAATGTCCAGGCCGGTGAAATGGTCGAGTTCCCGGGCGGCATCCGCGGCATGGCGCTGAACCTCGAATCCGACAATGTCGGCGTCGTCATCTTCGGCTCCGACCGCGACATCAAGGAAGGCGACACCGTCAAGCGGACCGGCGCCATCGTCGACGTTCCGGTCGGTCCGGAACTGCTCGGCCGCGTCGTCGACGCGCTCGGCAATCCGATCGACGGCAAGGGCCCGATCAACGCGACGCGCCGTTCGCGCGTCGACGTCAAGGCTCCCGGCATCATTCCGCGCAAGTCGGTTCATGAGCCGATGTCGACCGGCCTCAAGGCCATCGACGCGCTGATCCCGGTCGGCCGCGGCCAGCGCGAGCTGGTCATCGGCGACCGCCAGACCGGCAAGACCGCCATTCTTCTCGATGCCTTCCTCAACCAGAAGGCCATTCACGACAACGGCCCCGAGGGCGAGAAGCTTTACTGCGTCTACGTCGCCGTCGGCCAGAAGCGTTCGACCGTTGCCCAGTTCGTCAAGGTGCTCGAAGAGCGCGGCGCATTGAAGTATTCGATCATCGTTGCCGCCACCGCTTCCGACCCGGCGCCGATGCAGTTCCTGGCTCCGTTCGCCGGCTGCGCCATGGGTGAATATTTCCGCGACAACGGCATGCATGCGCTGATCGGTTACGACGACCTGTCGAAGCAGGCCGTGTCCTACCGCCAGATGTCGCTGCTGCTGCGCCG from Rhizobium sp. BT03 harbors:
- a CDS encoding GNAT family N-acetyltransferase, giving the protein MTVDIRTIRDRLPREVADLESEARQEGHLHISRLIDEWSAGTVRFDHHGERLLGAYVGEALTGIGGLTIESAVSGALRMRRFYIRPEMRGHGIGRLLALNLLNHARDFCSVITVHPGNPGAAKFWEAFGFQPCGPDGDTHCLEIARISAGRDISGASFTL
- a CDS encoding primosomal protein N' yields the protein MSTDSSDLFGALFEAPPANRTVPVLVPMPAPKPYSYSVPEGMAVEPGSVVQVPLGPRQVIGVVWDGGEDGVDPKKLRPISHVFDCPPLSREMRDFIDWVATYTLSPPGLVARMALRAPNAFEPEPMVEGLKFVGGEPERMTPARTRVLDTASDGLSWTRSGLAHAAGVSTSVVDGLITLGIFETIFLPPPPVVAMPDPEFAAARLEGPQKEAAAEIVCDVRKGEFSVSLIDGVTGSGKTEVYFEAIAETLKRGKQVLILLPEIALTASFLERFQDRFGAKPAEWHSDLAPRMREKVWRQAVTGEVRVVAGARSALFLPFEDLGLIIVDEEHDPAYKQEDRVFYNARDMAVVRGRIGDFPVILVSATPSVESQVNGQSGRYSTVHLPTRFGDAALPDLHLVDMRRHAPERGGFLSPVLIRAIGKTVEKRQQALLFLNRRGYAPLTLCRVCGHRFQCPQCSSWLVEHRFRKQLQCHQCGHAERTPEACPECGTLDHLVACGPGVERIAEEVERHFPQARTIVLSSDIMGGVKRLRLELEAIAKGEADIVIGTQLVAKGHNFPLMTLVGIVDADLGLANGDPRAAERTFQLLSQVTGRAGRTGLKSHGLLQTYQPQHPVMQAIVSGDSDAFYEREITERERAILPPFGRLASIIVSAETRHDAENHARGMRNAAPQVSGISVLGPAEAPLALVRGRHRFRLLVHGRRNSDMQGFLRAMLSQSPKERGSVQVQLDIDPQSFL
- a CDS encoding DUF4345 family protein; protein product: MEFYFPNEFGEQLAFCSAAFTALAGFIMMFAPGHTFRLLGLQAQEGRPEGYGEGRSMGGFYLGFGLSAIMLAQDWIYMALGASFAMAAFARIISILSDKGSNIVNYLLLVVQIALAALPLLYVFGFTQT
- a CDS encoding F0F1 ATP synthase subunit delta → MPVADTSQLTSGVAERYASSLFDLALEQGAVDSVTADLDRFQAMLDESADLKRFVASPVFSAEDQLKAIVAISEKAGISGFFANFLKVVARNRRLFALPGMIKAFRIIAANHRGEIAAEVTSAHALSQAQETELKVALKSVTGKDVTISVTVDPSILGGLIVKVGSRQIDTSLRTKLSTLKLALKEVG
- the atpA gene encoding F0F1 ATP synthase subunit alpha codes for the protein MDIRAAEISAILKDQIKNFGKEAEVSEVGQVLSVGDGIARVYGLDNVQAGEMVEFPGGIRGMALNLESDNVGVVIFGSDRDIKEGDTVKRTGAIVDVPVGPELLGRVVDALGNPIDGKGPINATRRSRVDVKAPGIIPRKSVHEPMSTGLKAIDALIPVGRGQRELVIGDRQTGKTAILLDAFLNQKAIHDNGPEGEKLYCVYVAVGQKRSTVAQFVKVLEERGALKYSIIVAATASDPAPMQFLAPFAGCAMGEYFRDNGMHALIGYDDLSKQAVSYRQMSLLLRRPPGREAYPGDVFYLHSRLLERAAKMNDDKGAGSLTALPVIETQGNDVSAFIPTNVISITDGQIFLETDLFYQGIRPAVNVGLSVSRVGSSAQIKAMKQVAGSIKGELAQYREMAAFAQFGSDLDAATQRLLNRGARLTELLKQPQFSPLKTEEQVAVIFAGVNGYLDKLPVASVGKFEQGFLSYLRSEGSAILDAIRTEKAISDDTKGKLTAALDSFAKSFS